Proteins encoded by one window of Castor canadensis chromosome 2, mCasCan1.hap1v2, whole genome shotgun sequence:
- the LOC109679104 gene encoding taste receptor type 2 member 2-like, which translates to MTSLSTIFHMILMSAEFFIGIIVNGFLIIMNCNDLVKSRKLIPMEILLLCIGISRFGLQTMLMVQCFFSVFFPLAYDANIYNAKMMFFWMLFSAISLWFATCLCVFYCLKISGFTHTYFLWLKFRISKLILWLLLVSFLASLGTAAVCVVVELPKTEYDGIFKNSTQNRTTVNTKKNNDLLLVNLALVLPLTIFVMCTSMLFISLYKHTHRMQSGAHGFSNAKTEAHLNALRTIITFFCFFISYFAAFMANMTFRIPYRSHQFFVVKEIMAAFPAGHSFIIILSNSKLQQPFRRISCLKKKE; encoded by the coding sequence ATGACCTCGTTGTCAACTATTTTTCATATGATCCTCATGTCAGCAGAATTTTTCATAGGGATTATAGTAAATGGGTTTCTTATAATCATGAACTGTAATGATTTGGTCAAAAGCAGAAAGCTAATACCAATGGAAATTCTCTTACTGTGTATAGGGATATCTAGATTTGGCCTGCAGACGATGCTAATGGTACAAtgttttttctctgtgttctttccACTTGCTTATGATGCTAATATTTATAATGCAAAGATGATGTTCTTTTGGATGTTGTTTAGTGCTATCAGTCTCTGGTTTGCCACCTGCCTTTGTGTATTTTACTGCCTCAAGATTTCAGGCTTCACTCATACCTATTTCCTTTGGCTGAAATTCAGGATTTCAAAGCTCATACTTTGGTTACTTCTGGTCAGCTTTCTGGCCTCTTTGGGCACTGCAGCTGTATGCGTTGTGGTAGAGTTACCTAAAACTGAATATGATGGTATCTTCAAAAACAGCACACAAAACAGGACTACAgtcaatacaaagaaaaataatgatttgcTTCTTGTTAACTTGGCACTAGTACTTCCTCTCACCATATTTGTGATGTGTACTTCTATGTTATTCATTTCTCTTTACAAGCACACTCATCGGATGCAAAGTGGAGCTCATGGTTTTTCAAATGCCAAGACAGAAGCTCATCTCAATGCCTTAAGAACAATAATAACattcttttgcttctttatttcatattttgctgCCTTTATGGCAAATATGACATTTAGAATTCCTTACAGAAGTCATCAATTCTTTGTGGTGAAGGAAATAATGGCAGCGTTTCCTGCTGGTCATTCATTTATAATCATCCTGAGTAATTCTAAGCTCCAACAACCATTCAGGAGAATTTCttgcctcaaaaagaaagaataa